One window from the genome of Deinococcus yavapaiensis KR-236 encodes:
- a CDS encoding acyl-CoA dehydrogenase family protein, translated as MTQPHDLMSLMSRLDMQKLAQVASKVDLPALLEAAANLDESQLKQLTKLLQGGGNRKAAKLPEPNGDFFDIAGTLTERQRDIQRRVRHFMETEVAPIANEYWSRDEFPKQLIPKFQELNLIREIYDETGSRREDASVVEGIVTMEMARVDVSTATFFGVHSGLALVSIALGGSEEQKREWIPKILDMSVIGAFGLTEPDVGSAAAGGLTTTCRREGDTWILDGQKKWIGNATFADFVVIWARDVDDDQVKGFILRTDNPAYHVEKIQGKVALRMVENGLITLRGCRVPESDRLQQANNFRLTADVLRATRAGVAWQGVGCAMGAYEKSLKYAQTRDQFGKKIANFQLVQNLLVHMLANVTAMQTMCLRLSQLQDAGQMRDEHASLAKVYTAATCRATVALAREVHGGNGILLEHHVIRFFMDTEAIYSYEGTNEINTLVVGRAITGFSAFV; from the coding sequence ATGACCCAGCCGCACGACCTCATGTCGCTCATGTCACGTCTCGACATGCAAAAGCTCGCTCAAGTCGCTTCGAAGGTGGACTTGCCCGCTCTTCTGGAGGCGGCGGCGAACCTCGACGAGTCGCAGCTCAAGCAGCTCACGAAGCTGCTGCAAGGCGGTGGGAATCGCAAGGCGGCGAAGCTGCCCGAGCCGAACGGCGACTTCTTCGACATCGCCGGGACGCTCACCGAGCGTCAGCGAGACATTCAAAGGCGCGTGCGGCACTTCATGGAAACGGAAGTCGCGCCGATCGCCAACGAGTACTGGAGCCGCGACGAATTCCCGAAGCAGCTCATCCCGAAGTTCCAAGAGCTGAATCTCATTCGCGAGATCTACGACGAGACGGGAAGTCGCCGAGAAGACGCGTCGGTCGTGGAGGGCATCGTGACGATGGAGATGGCGCGCGTCGACGTTTCCACCGCCACCTTCTTCGGCGTGCATTCCGGACTCGCTCTCGTCAGCATCGCGCTCGGCGGCAGCGAAGAGCAAAAGCGCGAGTGGATTCCCAAGATTCTCGATATGAGCGTCATCGGCGCCTTCGGCCTCACCGAGCCCGACGTGGGCAGCGCGGCGGCGGGCGGCCTCACCACGACTTGCAGGCGAGAAGGCGACACGTGGATCCTCGACGGCCAGAAGAAGTGGATCGGCAACGCGACGTTCGCGGACTTCGTCGTGATTTGGGCGCGTGACGTCGACGACGATCAAGTCAAGGGGTTCATCTTACGCACCGACAACCCGGCGTACCACGTGGAAAAGATTCAAGGCAAGGTCGCCCTTCGCATGGTCGAGAACGGCTTGATCACCTTGCGAGGCTGCCGCGTCCCGGAATCGGACCGCTTGCAGCAGGCGAACAACTTTCGCCTCACCGCCGACGTGCTTCGCGCGACCCGCGCGGGCGTCGCGTGGCAAGGCGTGGGCTGCGCGATGGGCGCGTACGAGAAAAGCTTGAAGTACGCGCAGACCCGCGACCAGTTCGGCAAGAAGATCGCGAACTTCCAACTCGTGCAAAACCTCCTCGTGCACATGCTCGCCAACGTGACCGCCATGCAGACGATGTGCCTGCGCCTTTCGCAACTGCAAGACGCGGGACAGATGCGCGACGAGCACGCCTCGCTCGCCAAGGTCTACACCGCCGCCACGTGCCGCGCGACCGTCGCCCTCGCCCGAGAAGTACACGGCGGCAACGGCATCCTGCTCGAACACCACGTCATTCGTTTCTTCATGGACACCGAGGCGATCTACTCTTACGAAGGCACGAACGAAATCAACACCCTCGTCGTGGGACGAGCGATCACGGGATTCAGCGCGTTCGTGTGA
- a CDS encoding VanW family protein, with protein sequence MDVRFPEPQGRRRRTALFLVPILLAGSALGLVASQPSGSLVAGTAVAGVDLGGLTLDQARARLKSAIIAAPLVTVRAGSRTTTVSADVLGWSVDVDGTLKNVQDVQGTLLTRVLDAVTNQKAKTPKLAATIDDRAARAYLADFTADLAKSPKDAAIVFDKARYAVRPDESGVKPDVNSAVGTYAKNPDATEVSVPLAPLPASVRASALQPRVDEGNLLMRPLTLKLEGAKNSLTLSPLQVANLYWVRRAGIELDAKTIEDAVKRADLEVGTPVQEARYSAKNGKLVKVPEREGLSALHDESVRLLSDAVLDAAVRSVTFPSEVTKPSLKAASLPDPKKLTLVAVGKSTYYGSSRARRTNVAVAAGKLDGLVVPTGGEFSFLNAVGHITDDAGFVSGLVISGGRTVAGLGGGVCQVSTTAFRALYTAGLPIVERNQHAYRVGYYEPNVGFEAAVYDPGVDLRMTNDTGGPLLIRTVNDDQKSTLEVRLYGVPQTRTVSVSPAVILSRTPAPAPQYIVNPSLAPGVRRQVDWAQDGYNLYITRTINDVTGTRTDKVSTAYRAWRAVYEVGAARTTSNN encoded by the coding sequence ATGGACGTTCGCTTTCCCGAGCCTCAAGGCCGCCGCCGCCGCACGGCGCTTTTCCTCGTCCCGATCCTGTTGGCTGGCAGCGCCTTGGGCCTCGTCGCCTCGCAACCGAGCGGTTCTCTCGTGGCGGGCACGGCCGTCGCGGGCGTCGACCTCGGCGGCTTGACGTTGGATCAAGCTCGCGCCCGCCTGAAAAGCGCAATTATCGCCGCTCCCCTCGTCACCGTGCGAGCGGGCAGCCGAACCACCACGGTGTCCGCCGACGTCCTGGGTTGGAGCGTGGACGTCGACGGCACCCTCAAGAACGTGCAAGACGTGCAAGGAACGTTGCTGACGCGCGTCCTCGACGCCGTCACGAATCAGAAGGCCAAGACGCCGAAGCTCGCCGCGACGATCGACGATCGCGCCGCCCGGGCGTACCTCGCCGACTTCACCGCCGACCTCGCCAAAAGCCCGAAGGACGCCGCCATCGTCTTCGACAAGGCGCGCTACGCCGTGCGTCCCGACGAATCGGGCGTGAAGCCCGACGTGAACTCCGCCGTGGGCACGTACGCCAAGAATCCGGACGCCACCGAAGTCAGCGTGCCGCTCGCACCGCTTCCGGCCAGCGTTCGCGCGAGCGCTCTGCAACCGCGCGTCGACGAGGGCAACCTCTTGATGCGGCCGCTCACGCTGAAGCTCGAAGGTGCCAAGAACAGCCTCACGCTCTCGCCCTTGCAAGTCGCCAACCTCTACTGGGTGCGCCGCGCGGGCATCGAGCTGGACGCCAAGACCATCGAGGACGCCGTGAAGCGCGCCGACCTCGAAGTCGGCACGCCCGTCCAGGAGGCGCGCTACAGCGCCAAGAACGGCAAGCTCGTCAAGGTGCCCGAGCGCGAGGGGCTCTCGGCGTTGCACGACGAGTCCGTTCGACTTCTCTCCGACGCGGTGCTCGACGCCGCGGTTCGCAGCGTCACCTTTCCCAGCGAGGTCACGAAGCCCTCGCTCAAGGCCGCGTCGCTGCCCGACCCGAAGAAGCTCACCCTCGTCGCCGTCGGGAAATCCACGTACTACGGCTCGAGTCGCGCGCGCCGCACGAACGTCGCCGTCGCGGCGGGCAAGCTCGACGGCCTCGTCGTGCCGACGGGCGGCGAGTTCAGCTTCCTCAATGCCGTGGGGCACATCACGGACGACGCGGGCTTCGTCTCCGGTCTCGTCATCAGCGGCGGGCGCACCGTCGCGGGTCTCGGCGGCGGCGTGTGTCAAGTCAGCACGACGGCCTTCCGCGCGTTGTACACGGCAGGTCTGCCGATCGTGGAGCGCAATCAGCACGCGTACCGCGTCGGGTACTACGAGCCGAACGTCGGCTTCGAGGCGGCGGTGTACGACCCCGGCGTGGACTTGCGCATGACCAACGACACGGGCGGCCCCCTGCTCATCCGCACCGTCAACGACGACCAGAAGAGCACCCTGGAAGTACGGCTGTACGGAGTGCCGCAAACGCGCACGGTGAGCGTCTCCCCCGCCGTGATCCTTTCGCGCACGCCCGCCCCGGCGCCGCAGTACATCGTCAATCCCTCGCTCGCTCCCGGCGTGCGCCGTCAAGTCGATTGGGCGCAAGACGGCTACAACCTCTACATCACCCGAACCATCAACGACGTCACGGGAACGCGCACCGACAAGGTCAGCACGGCTTACCGAGCGTGGCGCGCGGTGTACGAAGTCGGCGCGGCGAGAACGACCTCGAACAACTGA
- a CDS encoding acyl-CoA dehydrogenase family protein, with protein sequence MYELTADQRVILDALKSFLKNKVAPGAAERDQTGEFPLDIVRELGEMGVMGAQTPAEYGGSELDTATFAMIVEEIAAVDGSLCLTVASHNSLCQGHILIGGTDAQKAKYLPDLAVAKKLGAWGLTEPGSGSDSGGLATKAVEQADGSWVLNGAKNFITQGSVGGTYVILARTDPARPGRSKNDGISAFVFNRDEVEGFSIGRKEDKLGLRSSDTAQLIFEDMRLPADALLGQRGRAFKDVMKVLDGGRIGIGAMGLGLGRAAFEFAAKYATERVQFGQPIALNQGIGFKLADMDTKLEAARLLIGKAADLKDAGKDFTVAAARAKLFATEVGVHACDEAIQILGGYGYVKEYPVERFWRDNRLTRIGEGTSEVQRLIISRAIVAKYQQEMATA encoded by the coding sequence ATGTACGAACTCACCGCCGATCAACGCGTCATCCTCGACGCCCTCAAGAGCTTCCTCAAAAACAAAGTCGCGCCCGGCGCCGCCGAGCGCGATCAAACCGGCGAGTTTCCCCTCGACATCGTCCGCGAGCTCGGAGAGATGGGCGTCATGGGCGCCCAGACGCCCGCCGAGTACGGCGGAAGCGAGCTCGACACCGCGACCTTCGCGATGATCGTCGAAGAGATCGCCGCCGTCGACGGAAGCTTGTGCCTCACGGTCGCCTCGCACAACTCGCTGTGCCAAGGTCACATCCTGATCGGGGGCACCGACGCCCAAAAAGCGAAGTACCTGCCCGACCTCGCCGTCGCCAAGAAGCTCGGCGCGTGGGGGCTCACCGAGCCCGGCAGCGGTTCCGACTCGGGCGGCCTCGCCACGAAGGCCGTCGAGCAGGCCGACGGCTCGTGGGTGCTCAACGGCGCGAAGAACTTCATCACGCAAGGCTCCGTCGGCGGCACCTACGTCATCCTCGCCCGCACCGACCCCGCCCGCCCAGGCCGCTCAAAGAACGACGGCATCTCCGCCTTCGTCTTCAACCGTGACGAAGTCGAAGGCTTCTCCATCGGCCGCAAGGAAGACAAGCTCGGCTTGCGCTCCTCGGACACCGCGCAGCTCATTTTCGAGGACATGCGCCTTCCGGCGGACGCCTTGCTCGGCCAGCGAGGCCGCGCCTTCAAGGACGTCATGAAAGTCCTCGACGGCGGCCGAATCGGCATCGGTGCGATGGGTCTCGGCCTCGGACGCGCCGCCTTCGAGTTCGCCGCCAAGTACGCCACCGAGCGCGTGCAGTTCGGCCAGCCCATCGCGCTGAACCAAGGCATCGGCTTCAAGCTCGCCGACATGGACACGAAACTCGAAGCGGCGCGCCTGCTCATCGGCAAGGCCGCCGACCTCAAGGACGCCGGGAAGGACTTCACGGTCGCCGCCGCGCGCGCCAAGCTCTTCGCGACCGAAGTCGGCGTGCACGCCTGCGACGAAGCCATCCAGATCCTCGGCGGCTACGGTTACGTCAAGGAGTACCCCGTCGAACGCTTCTGGCGCGACAACCGCCTCACGCGCATCGGCGAAGGCACCTCGGAAGTGCAGCGCCTCATCATCTCGCGCGCGATCGTCGCGAAGTACCAGCAGGAAATGGCGACGGCGTAA
- a CDS encoding VLRF1 family aeRF1-type release factor has protein sequence MLSQQDIERIKNLPQDKMVLMAVVNDNPAVVDNEGSGLMVRAKVMMNDAGVPPTIASRVLDDLQESRQAYGKSALYVVAEDMFERYDVQVDLPERFHYGRPLKSMIANILEMMPSVGVLCVDREWARFFVWEQGELSEIRRRENVRLTDTDNWDTLTSSTRHVPGVQGSGGAGRGQPGSGPRSDSGVDLFEAREDAIAQRFYKETAEQLVKLMQRRGLKHLVLVGPVHRLAEFKGEVPEKAPIEIIGETNVSAGAGWADPAQILERVTPMVEELREREERELLDRIQEKGVMEVERVLEMIQQNQIYLLVIPEDGSNMHIYKSHNRDVPYYTSKNIAHSPLDDSLMERVALDECLPEFVDMFGVDVRRVRGEHAQKLVKEMGGLAGLTRY, from the coding sequence ATGCTGAGCCAACAAGACATCGAACGTATCAAGAACCTTCCTCAAGACAAGATGGTCCTGATGGCCGTCGTGAACGACAACCCCGCCGTCGTCGACAACGAGGGCAGCGGCCTGATGGTGCGCGCCAAGGTCATGATGAACGACGCGGGCGTGCCGCCGACCATCGCGAGCCGCGTTCTCGACGACTTGCAGGAATCACGGCAGGCGTACGGCAAGAGCGCTTTGTACGTCGTCGCCGAGGACATGTTCGAGCGGTACGACGTGCAAGTCGATTTGCCCGAGCGCTTCCACTACGGTCGGCCCTTGAAGTCGATGATCGCGAACATCTTGGAGATGATGCCGTCGGTCGGAGTGCTGTGCGTGGACCGAGAGTGGGCGCGTTTCTTCGTGTGGGAGCAAGGCGAACTCAGCGAAATTCGCCGTCGTGAGAACGTTCGCCTGACGGACACGGACAACTGGGACACGTTGACGTCCTCCACGCGGCACGTGCCGGGCGTGCAAGGCTCGGGCGGCGCGGGCCGTGGCCAACCGGGCAGCGGGCCGCGCAGCGATTCGGGCGTGGACCTCTTCGAAGCGCGCGAGGACGCGATCGCGCAGCGCTTTTACAAGGAGACCGCCGAGCAACTCGTGAAGCTCATGCAACGCCGCGGTCTGAAGCACCTCGTCCTCGTGGGACCCGTGCACCGCCTCGCCGAGTTCAAGGGTGAAGTGCCCGAGAAGGCGCCGATCGAAATCATCGGCGAGACGAACGTCAGCGCGGGCGCGGGCTGGGCGGACCCGGCACAGATCCTGGAGCGCGTCACGCCGATGGTGGAGGAACTGCGCGAACGCGAAGAGCGCGAGTTGCTCGACCGCATTCAGGAAAAGGGCGTGATGGAAGTCGAGCGGGTGCTGGAGATGATTCAGCAAAACCAGATCTATCTGCTGGTGATTCCCGAGGACGGCTCGAACATGCACATCTACAAGAGCCACAACCGCGACGTGCCGTACTACACCAGCAAGAACATCGCGCACAGCCCGCTCGACGACTCTTTGATGGAACGCGTGGCCCTCGACGAGTGCCTGCCCGAGTTCGTCGACATGTTCGGCGTGGACGTGCGGCGCGTGCGCGGCGAACACGCGCAAAAGCTCGTCAAGGAGATGGGCGGTCTCGCGGGCTTGACGCGGTACTGA
- a CDS encoding MFS transporter, producing the protein MNAEPSPTALPLRDARRTMRLSIFEGAFAMFFINWTSGSVLTGCALYLGAGPLALALVASLPQLAQGAAPLFAWLAGKLGRRRVAVALAAFGRGLWLLVPLLLLAPMPKEAKLAAILGVLAVSNVFIAGNGTLWLAWMGDVVPEGVRGRYFGTRNALMGVVGVAVSFLGGTWLDRVPSPLDFTVLLSLAVVMGVVASIVLSFHAHPRSDREALKMRAAFAEPLRDRNFRRLLAFAGYWQFSVLLGGAFVVPYFLSHLRMTFTQIAVWEAISAFATLAIGPWWGRVADRVGHRPVLAFTTFLAGTLLPLSWMLASPQHIWPIWLSAVLNALVWSAIGPGVFNLLFASVPPATRTSFVGVLVAVMGLAGFLGGVLAGPLLSLFEQLTFDAGSFVWTPYHWLFSLSALLRAGAWLLLRRVHEEKAWRTRDFLRGLVPS; encoded by the coding sequence GTGAACGCCGAGCCGTCCCCGACCGCGCTGCCCCTTCGTGACGCTCGCCGCACGATGCGCCTCTCGATCTTCGAAGGCGCCTTCGCGATGTTTTTCATCAACTGGACGTCCGGCAGCGTTCTCACCGGTTGCGCGCTGTACCTCGGGGCGGGCCCGCTGGCCCTCGCGCTCGTCGCGAGTTTGCCGCAACTCGCGCAAGGCGCCGCGCCGCTTTTCGCGTGGCTTGCCGGGAAGCTCGGACGCCGCCGCGTGGCGGTCGCCCTCGCCGCGTTCGGGCGCGGTTTGTGGTTGCTCGTGCCGCTCTTGCTGCTCGCCCCGATGCCGAAGGAGGCGAAACTCGCCGCGATCCTCGGCGTGCTCGCCGTGTCGAACGTCTTCATCGCCGGGAACGGCACCTTGTGGCTCGCGTGGATGGGCGACGTCGTTCCCGAAGGCGTGCGCGGCCGATACTTCGGAACGCGCAACGCCCTCATGGGCGTGGTCGGCGTCGCCGTGAGCTTCCTCGGAGGCACTTGGCTCGACCGCGTCCCGTCGCCGCTGGACTTCACGGTGCTGCTGAGCCTCGCCGTCGTGATGGGCGTCGTCGCGAGCATCGTCTTGAGCTTTCACGCGCATCCGAGAAGCGACCGCGAGGCGCTCAAGATGCGCGCCGCGTTCGCCGAGCCGCTTCGAGACCGCAACTTCCGCCGCTTGCTGGCCTTCGCGGGGTACTGGCAGTTCAGTGTTCTGCTCGGCGGAGCGTTCGTCGTGCCGTACTTTCTGTCGCACCTGCGCATGACCTTCACGCAAATCGCCGTGTGGGAAGCGATCTCGGCCTTCGCGACGCTCGCGATCGGTCCGTGGTGGGGACGCGTCGCCGACCGCGTGGGCCACCGACCCGTGCTCGCTTTCACGACCTTTCTGGCGGGCACGTTGCTGCCCTTGTCGTGGATGCTCGCCTCACCGCAGCACATCTGGCCGATCTGGCTCTCGGCGGTCCTCAACGCCCTCGTGTGGAGCGCGATCGGGCCGGGCGTGTTCAACTTGCTGTTCGCGTCGGTGCCGCCCGCCACGCGCACGTCTTTCGTGGGCGTGCTCGTCGCCGTGATGGGGCTCGCGGGCTTTCTCGGCGGGGTGCTCGCGGGACCGTTGCTGTCCTTGTTCGAGCAACTCACGTTCGACGCCGGGTCGTTCGTGTGGACCCCGTATCACTGGTTGTTCTCGCTGTCGGCCTTGCTGCGCGCGGGCGCTTGGCTGCTGCTTCGCCGCGTTCACGAGGAAAAGGCGTGGCGCACGCGCGACTTTCTGCGCGGGTTGGTTCCCTCGTGA
- the glmS gene encoding glutamine--fructose-6-phosphate transaminase (isomerizing): MCGIVGYVGFRNARDVLIDGLAKLEYRGYDSAGVAVRTDAGLTVRKKAGKLAFLVEELAQEPVSGTLGIGHTRWATHGLPNDRNAHPHATEDGRIVIIHNGIIENYLTLKEGLTERGHSFKSETDSEVLAHLIEEKYEGDLETAVRAALAEVRGAYGIVVTHVDHREIVAARTVSPLVMGVGDGEMFLASDVPALLPYTRRMVYLHDGDMVVLSEDGYRITNLSGERQSRDVVHIDWDAEAAEKGGFDTYMLKEIHEQPQALTNTLMGRLHDETGEVDLDIALDPACFERIQIVACGTAFYAGLVGEYLIEQLARVPVEVDVASEYRYRAPIVDEKTLVIVVSQSGETIDTLEALREAKKFGAKTLGVINAKGSSMTREVDDVLYIHAGPEIGVASTKAYTSMVGAMLLLALWLGRARGTLNAEKGAELLHGARELPRLVEEALSPERLANIERIAEKYKDARDYLFLGRGVNAPTAFEGALKLKEISYIHAEAYAAGEMKHGPIALIDENLPVVVVATKSFLLEKTVSNIQEVRARKGRVIALVSDGDTEASRHADDVIFVPQADEYVSPVVNVVALQLLSYYTATLLGKDVDKPRNLAKSVTVE; encoded by the coding sequence ATGTGTGGAATTGTAGGTTACGTCGGCTTCCGCAACGCCCGTGACGTCTTGATCGACGGGCTCGCCAAACTCGAATACCGCGGCTACGACAGCGCTGGCGTCGCCGTGCGAACGGACGCGGGCCTCACCGTCCGCAAAAAGGCGGGCAAGCTCGCCTTCCTCGTCGAGGAACTCGCGCAAGAACCCGTTTCCGGAACGCTCGGCATCGGGCACACCCGCTGGGCGACGCACGGCCTTCCGAACGACCGCAACGCGCACCCGCACGCCACGGAAGACGGACGCATCGTCATCATCCACAACGGCATCATCGAGAACTACCTGACGCTCAAAGAAGGCCTCACCGAGCGCGGCCACTCCTTCAAGTCCGAGACGGACTCCGAAGTCCTCGCGCACCTCATCGAAGAGAAGTACGAAGGCGACCTCGAAACCGCCGTCCGCGCGGCCCTCGCCGAAGTGCGCGGTGCGTACGGCATCGTCGTGACGCACGTCGACCACCGTGAAATCGTGGCGGCGAGGACCGTGAGCCCGCTCGTGATGGGCGTCGGGGACGGCGAGATGTTCCTCGCCAGCGACGTGCCCGCCTTGCTGCCGTACACGCGCCGCATGGTGTACCTCCACGACGGCGACATGGTCGTGCTGTCCGAAGACGGCTACCGCATCACGAACCTCTCGGGCGAACGACAGTCGCGTGACGTCGTGCACATCGACTGGGACGCGGAAGCGGCCGAGAAGGGCGGCTTCGACACGTACATGCTCAAGGAGATCCACGAGCAACCCCAAGCCCTCACGAACACCTTGATGGGCCGTCTGCACGACGAGACGGGCGAAGTCGACCTCGACATCGCCCTCGATCCGGCGTGCTTCGAGCGCATCCAGATCGTCGCGTGCGGCACCGCCTTCTACGCGGGCTTGGTGGGCGAGTACCTCATCGAGCAACTCGCCCGCGTGCCCGTCGAGGTGGACGTGGCTTCCGAATATCGTTACCGCGCGCCCATCGTCGACGAGAAGACCCTCGTGATCGTCGTGTCGCAATCCGGCGAGACGATCGACACCCTCGAAGCGCTTCGTGAAGCGAAGAAGTTCGGCGCGAAGACCCTCGGAGTCATCAACGCCAAGGGCTCCTCGATGACGCGCGAAGTCGACGACGTGCTGTACATTCACGCGGGTCCCGAGATCGGCGTGGCGAGCACGAAGGCGTACACGAGCATGGTCGGCGCGATGCTGCTGCTCGCCTTGTGGCTCGGTCGTGCGCGCGGCACCTTGAACGCCGAGAAGGGCGCGGAGCTTCTGCACGGCGCGCGCGAGCTTCCGCGCCTCGTCGAGGAGGCCCTCTCGCCCGAGCGACTCGCGAACATCGAGCGGATCGCCGAGAAGTACAAGGACGCGCGCGACTACCTCTTCCTCGGGCGCGGCGTGAACGCCCCGACCGCGTTCGAAGGCGCGCTCAAGCTCAAGGAGATCAGCTACATCCACGCCGAGGCGTACGCCGCCGGCGAGATGAAGCACGGCCCGATCGCCCTCATCGACGAGAACTTGCCCGTCGTCGTGGTCGCCACGAAGAGCTTTTTGCTGGAGAAGACCGTTAGCAACATCCAAGAAGTTCGCGCCCGCAAAGGCCGCGTGATCGCCCTCGTGTCCGACGGCGACACCGAGGCGTCACGTCACGCCGACGACGTGATCTTCGTGCCGCAAGCCGACGAGTACGTCAGTCCCGTCGTGAACGTCGTCGCCTTGCAACTTCTCTCCTACTACACGGCGACGCTGCTCGGCAAGGACGTCGACAAGCCTCGCAACCTCGCCAAGAGCGTCACCGTCGAGTAA
- a CDS encoding SDR family NAD(P)-dependent oxidoreductase: MPQVMVITGATGAIASATAKALARQGHDLALLGRSQDKLSALRQQILQEAPATRVQLYPVDFSDLPRVRRAALELREAHEHIHALLHVAAVFKQTRTVTSAGLETMFTVNHLAPLLLTRELTETLQRTAKSRILTVTAPSTTRIDFQDVMGLERFQALRAFGASKMANLLFAFKLARSGLVSHAFYPGLVRSELMNEASPLVRVISGWVSRPPARAGHALGELATSDRFLQPNGQFFNLTRPIRASPYAYDVGPQDRLWEASLELLDGVETAGQP; encoded by the coding sequence ATGCCGCAAGTCATGGTCATCACAGGAGCGACGGGCGCCATCGCGAGCGCGACTGCCAAGGCGCTCGCCCGACAAGGGCACGACTTGGCGCTGCTGGGCCGCAGCCAGGACAAGCTCTCGGCGCTGCGCCAGCAAATTCTTCAGGAGGCTCCGGCGACCCGAGTCCAGCTCTATCCCGTGGACTTCTCGGACTTGCCTCGCGTGCGCCGAGCGGCCCTGGAGCTTCGGGAAGCGCACGAGCACATCCACGCCTTGCTTCACGTCGCGGCGGTGTTCAAGCAGACGCGGACGGTGACGTCGGCGGGATTGGAGACGATGTTCACCGTGAACCATCTCGCCCCGCTCCTGCTCACCCGTGAACTCACCGAGACGTTGCAGCGAACGGCGAAGTCGCGAATCCTGACGGTGACCGCGCCGTCCACGACCCGCATCGACTTTCAGGACGTCATGGGCCTTGAGCGCTTCCAAGCCCTACGGGCGTTCGGTGCGTCCAAGATGGCCAATTTGCTGTTCGCGTTCAAATTGGCGAGAAGTGGTCTCGTCTCGCACGCTTTTTATCCGGGGTTGGTACGTTCGGAATTGATGAACGAGGCGTCGCCGTTGGTTCGCGTCATCAGCGGCTGGGTGTCTCGCCCGCCCGCCCGAGCAGGGCACGCCCTCGGCGAACTCGCGACGAGCGACCGATTCCTGCAGCCCAACGGGCAGTTCTTCAACCTGACGCGTCCGATTCGAGCGTCGCCGTACGCGTACGACGTTGGCCCTCAGGACCGACTTTGGGAGGCGTCCCTCGAACTTCTCGACGGAGTCGAGACGGCCGGACAGCCTTGA